One window from the genome of Microbulbifer pacificus encodes:
- the cyoC gene encoding cytochrome o ubiquinol oxidase subunit III, translating into MTAIAHVSQGAVAAPDHHGDHHHEHHHDSGENTIFGFWLYLMTDCLLFASVFATYAVLFMNTAGGVSGRDIFELDYVAIETAALLLSSITYGFAMIGAHRQNRAATLGWLAVTFAFGAVFIGMEINEFHHLITHGNGPSRSAFLSSFFALVGMHGLHVTAGLIWMAVMMIEVARRGLGKQTITRLSCLSLFWHFLDIVWVCVFTVVYLMGVL; encoded by the coding sequence ATGACCGCGATAGCTCACGTATCACAGGGTGCCGTTGCGGCACCCGATCACCACGGCGATCATCATCACGAACATCACCATGACTCAGGCGAGAACACCATCTTCGGTTTCTGGCTCTACCTGATGACCGACTGCCTGCTGTTCGCCTCCGTATTCGCCACCTACGCGGTGCTGTTTATGAACACTGCCGGCGGCGTTTCCGGGCGCGATATTTTCGAGCTGGATTACGTGGCGATTGAAACCGCGGCGCTGCTGCTCAGTAGTATTACCTACGGTTTCGCCATGATCGGCGCGCACCGCCAGAACAGGGCCGCCACCCTCGGCTGGCTGGCGGTGACCTTCGCCTTCGGCGCGGTGTTTATCGGCATGGAAATCAATGAATTCCATCACCTGATTACCCACGGCAACGGCCCGTCGCGCAGCGCCTTCCTGTCTTCCTTCTTCGCGCTGGTGGGCATGCACGGCCTGCACGTGACCGCCGGTCTGATCTGGATGGCGGTGATGATGATCGAAGTGGCCAGGCGCGGCCTGGGCAAGCAGACCATCACCCGTCTGTCCTGCCTGAGCCTGTTCTGGCACTTTCTGGACATTGTCTGGGTGTGCGTATTTACCGTGGTTTACCTGATGGGGGTTCTGTGA
- the cyoD gene encoding cytochrome o ubiquinol oxidase subunit IV — MSAQSDLHSGHEHAANHGSVKSYPVGFVLSVILTAIPFWAVMTGQFDKATSIWLVVVMAIVQVVVHLKYFLHLNFSVEGRANTFAFLFTALIIVMVVGLSIWIIYASNAMMMH, encoded by the coding sequence ATGAGCGCACAGTCTGATTTGCATTCCGGACATGAACACGCGGCCAATCACGGCAGTGTCAAATCCTACCCGGTCGGCTTTGTACTCTCCGTCATCCTCACTGCCATTCCCTTCTGGGCGGTGATGACCGGGCAATTCGACAAGGCCACCAGCATCTGGCTGGTGGTGGTAATGGCGATCGTGCAGGTGGTGGTACACCTGAAATATTTTCTGCACCTGAACTTCTCTGTCGAGGGACGCGCGAACACCTTCGCCTTCCTGTTTACCGCGTTGATCATCGTCATGGTGGTTGGGCTGTCGATATGGATTATCTACGCCTCCAACGCCATGATGATGCACTGA